From the Jilunia laotingensis genome, the window TGACAGCAACGAGCGTACAGCAACACGAGTGGATTACATTCTCTAATGGTTCTGTTATCACCGTTGTCGGTACAACAAGTAGCCAAGATATTTCTAGTTGGAAATATTTCATCCATTGTCCTTAGCATATTCCTGGTCAGACATATCTACTGATGATGTTCGGACGGTTGAAAATGAATTAGGTGGAGGCTGGATTGCTGAAAAAACTGTTGCTATTGCTATCTTTTGTTCACTTGCCTATTTTGATAACTTTGGAAAAGCGATGATTGCTGCTGTTAATCATGCCGGTGACAGCGATTCAATCCGAGCTGTAACTGGCAACATTCTTGGTGCTGCAATTGGATATAAGGCAATACCTCAATTTTACAAAGAAGATTTGGAACTTCATGATGTATTGCATATTGCAAATGATCTTTATGGTCGAGAGAAGACAAAATATATAATGAAATAGTTTGATATTGTTAGATTTCGGCTAAATCTGCATCTGTACTGATATCAGACGATTAACAACATTAAATATTTATATGTTCAAGAAACTAACAATAAGGGGGAAAATCTCTTGCGGAAAAGTAGCAGGCATATGATCTAAAAGCATCTATCCGGCAGACGTGTTGAGCAATTTATTGTTCAGATTTGGGGAATGGTTGGTGAATCAATGTAGAATTTAACGCAACATGTTTTAATGGCTTGATATTCTGAAAAAAGATAAACGATTAGGATTATGAAGAACAAAATTTTGTGGATGGATTTGGCTGTTTGCTTTGTATGGGCATTGGCTATTCTTGGCAGTAAATGGCTGTTTTGGGATAATTTTTATGCGGTGATGTGCATAATACTTATTGTGTGGCGTTTGAGTTTCACTTTTGCGTTAATGCACAAGGAAAGGCGCGCATGGCTACCGATGGTCGGAGCTGTTACGATATTTCTGTTGTTTGAAGAGACGGTGCATTGGTTGGGCTTGCATGAATTGTCGACTTATCCATTCTACATTATGGATATTCAGTATGATGATTTTACGTCTACTATAATCTTAGGTGTCGTATTCCTGTGGCTTTTTATATTGCCGTTCGTTGTATACTTCGTACAACTTATCAGGAAAAAGTTGATAAGGACAGAGCTCACTTGGGGAGATATGTTTGGGTGCATTTTGTGGAAAGATCGTAAGGCAAAGGCGTACTCGGTTTTGTTGCTCATGTCCGTTTTATCTCTTTATGTCGGCTTAGCTATGGAAATGAGGTTGAGTCTGCTGATGTGTATAATTGCTCCGGTGCTAAGCTATCGGTTTATATGCAATTATTATCACATTCGGGCGGAAAAGTTATGGATAATAGCAATAGGAATGGTTCTGTTCTTTGTTGCCCAGTCATATGCCGGCATCATCAGGCTCACTATGCTTGTTACCAGCTTTTTATTGGTGACGTATTTGTGTTACCGATTGTTTGCTGCAATGAAGCATAATGTTTTGACTGTGGCTTACATTGCATATTTGGGCGTTTTTCTGCCTTCGCTCTGTATCGGTTACAACCAGTATGCTTGCATCGATTACGCGCGAAGAGGATTTTATTCGGCTATGCCATATAGTGGAATTTTTTACATCGAGGACAAAAGTGGTGAATTGTGTGGTTTGCGAGACCGCTATAAACTCATTCTAAAACCTGAGTATGAACATATTGTTTATAGTAATCGTGAGGCTGGTTTTAGCGGTAGTGTGTTTGAACTGCGCAAGGATGGATATGTACGGTTGTACGATGCCAGATACGACCGTATCGATGATACCTGTACTATTGATGATGTACTTCAAGCCGAGGTGTATGATATGATAAAGTCTTACTTTGCAGGGTATGAGAGTGAATATGACGACCGTTGCGAGGTGATTGTAACAGATAGGGTTAAAAACATAACTCTCGCACATCTGAAAGTCGCCATGCATGGGATTCCTACTTACCACTATGGAGATGTGCCGTTCCTACCACAGGATGCCGTGCCACTTGGATCGGGAGAATTCGTATGTGACTCGCTTGTAAAGATGAGGCATTCTATTAAGCGAGCGTTAAGCTATGCCTTGGAACTGCCTAATGGCAGGACGGCTCAATTTAGGATATATGTGAAGCTTGCTACTGAGAAAATGCCCGGGAAAGCAGATATCAAAACTCTGGCAGATGGAGTCTCTAAAAGTGAAAGATTAAGATGTTTATATTGAGAAGCCGGTCCCTTTCTTCAATGAACGGGGGATGAAACTACCGATTGGAAATGATTTTGCTTTTCTGTTATCATTAGAAAGATATAGAGAAGAGTATGGCAGGTTATTAGGGCTTAATCGATTTTCTAAGCTTTGAATCAGGATATCTCCCGGTTGGTTTTAATGGATGGAACTTACCGGGAGATTTTTTATTTGGAAACTATTATATGGTATGAGAAATAAGTGTATTTTGAAATAGAAAAAGGCAGGACTTTATCGCCTGCCTTTATTTTTTTACGGTTGTATACTTTCTTTGACTGGTGTACCCGTTTATAACAGATCGGGTGACCGTAGTTCTCGATTTCAGCCTCCCGGCTGGCTTTACGATTCGCTTTAATGTAATCGTCTTGCTTAATTCGATTTTTCATACTGATAGTTCATTGATCGTTGCAAAGATACATTTTTATTCTCTGTTTTTACGGAGTATTTCCCTATCTTTGCACTCATCTTAAAAAAAAGAAGGCAAATAGAATGGAAAATTTCAGTGAATTGATAAAGAACCGACGCAGTATGCGGAAGTTTACCGGAGAGGAACTTAGTCAGGAGCAGGTGGTAGCCTTGCTTAAAGCGGCTTTGATGGCTCCTACGTCGAAACGGAGTAACAGTTGGCAATTTATTGCTGTGGATGATAAGGAAATTTTGAAACAACTTGCTAATTGTAAAGAACAGGCTTCTGCATTTATTGCCGATGCAGCGTTGGCAGTGGTTGTTACAGCCGATCCATTAGCAAGCGATGTGTGGATAGAAGATGCTTCCATTGCATCTATCATGATTCAATTACAAGCTGAAGATTTGGGATTGGGAAGTTGCTGGGTGCAAATTCGTGAACGTTTTACAGCTTCCGGGATGCCGTCGGACGAATATGTACGTGAAGTGCTGGATATCCCTTTACAACTGCAAGTACTTTCTATTATCGCTATCGGGCATAAAGGAATGGAACGCAAACCTTTCGATGAAGGACATTTGCAATGGGAGAAAATTCATATTAATAAATACGGAGGGAAGTAATAGTGAGTGCTGCCAAAGCAAATAATAACCGGGATACATACAAGGCTACGGCCGTTACGTTGATTGTGTTGGGCATACTTTATTTGTTGGATAAGGTGATACACTTTTCTGCTATCGGGCTGCCCTGGGTGATGAACAAGGACAATTTCCTACTGTATACAGCTATTATTTTTTTATTCCTCAAACATGACAAATCTGTTGGATTAGTGTTGATCGGGCTTTGGTTGGTAATGAATATCGGGCTTATTGTTGCATTGTTGGGATCGATGTCTGCCTACTTGTTACCATTGGCGTTGTTGATTATTGGAGGAATATTATATTTGATTTCAACGAGATGAAAAGAAGTATAGAAGATACACCTATTGTGTTTATTGGTGCCGGTAACTTGGCTACTAATTTAGCCAAGGCTTTATACCGCAAAGGATTTCGTATTGTGCAAGTGTATAGTCGTACGGAGGAATCGGCTCGTACATTGGCAGAAGAGGTGGAGGCTGAATTCACAACGCATTTGGAAGAATTGAACTCGTTTAGCCGCCTTTACATCGTTTCATTGAAAGATTCGGCTTTTGAAGAATTACTTCCATCCATTGTGGCAAATAAACGTAAAGAAGCATTGTTTGTGCATACTGCCGGTTCGATACCAATGAATATATGGGAAGGACGAACCGAGCATTATGGTGTTTTTTATCCCA encodes:
- a CDS encoding ADP-ribosylglycohydrolase family protein, whose protein sequence is MEIFHPLSLAYSWSDISTDDVRTVENELGGGWIAEKTVAIAIFCSLAYFDNFGKAMIAAVNHAGDSDSIRAVTGNILGAAIGYKAIPQFYKEDLELHDVLHIANDLYGREKTKYIMK
- a CDS encoding nitroreductase family protein yields the protein MENFSELIKNRRSMRKFTGEELSQEQVVALLKAALMAPTSKRSNSWQFIAVDDKEILKQLANCKEQASAFIADAALAVVVTADPLASDVWIEDASIASIMIQLQAEDLGLGSCWVQIRERFTASGMPSDEYVREVLDIPLQLQVLSIIAIGHKGMERKPFDEGHLQWEKIHINKYGGK